One window from the genome of Saccharicrinis carchari encodes:
- a CDS encoding OmpH family outer membrane protein, protein MKRNRQVVNFALLLGMASMIFASCQTEKREGEPAQQNTVDKLNENGTFPVAYIDTDSLLRQYGLAIHLQEELLKKEEKSRTDFNEQAKKLQAQMTEFQRKVQNNGFLSRERAEQEQRNLMARDQELQNLNTKLSQELMGEQESLNRQLRDTLSNYLEEFNADGRYKLILSNIMGDNVLYSAPGINITKQVSEALNKRYESSKNKKSKTE, encoded by the coding sequence ATGAAAAGAAACAGACAGGTTGTTAATTTTGCATTGTTATTAGGAATGGCATCTATGATTTTTGCCTCTTGTCAAACAGAAAAAAGGGAGGGCGAGCCGGCCCAACAAAATACTGTGGACAAATTAAATGAAAATGGAACATTTCCTGTTGCCTATATTGATACGGACTCTCTTTTGCGTCAATACGGATTGGCGATTCATTTGCAGGAGGAGTTATTAAAAAAAGAAGAGAAATCGAGAACCGACTTCAACGAACAGGCCAAGAAACTGCAAGCACAAATGACCGAGTTCCAGCGTAAAGTGCAAAACAACGGTTTTTTATCGCGCGAAAGGGCAGAACAAGAGCAACGTAACCTAATGGCTCGCGACCAGGAGTTGCAAAACCTGAACACAAAACTATCGCAGGAATTGATGGGAGAGCAGGAGAGCCTGAATCGTCAGTTACGGGATACCCTTTCTAACTATCTCGAAGAGTTTAATGCCGACGGGAGATATAAGCTTATATTAAGCAATATAATGGGCGACAATGTACTGTATAGTGCTCCCGGTATTAATATTACAAAGCAAGTAAGTGAAGC